Within Anticarsia gemmatalis isolate Benzon Research Colony breed Stoneville strain chromosome 15, ilAntGemm2 primary, whole genome shotgun sequence, the genomic segment acattaaaaacattatcgaACACTTTGAAATAGAAAGTGCGTTTATGTTAGCCAGATGTAAGCAGTAAGATAAGactttagttataattttatgtggAACAAAACCAAACATACATACGTTTATGTTTAGAGAATATTGGACTGAATAGTGAACAGATTCTAACCTGATTCATAGAAAAGTTAATATTCTTACCATAAGTCCATCTGccccaaaaataaacattgtaaccATTATGACATATATAGAAATGTCTAAATTTTGGTACGAGAACACGATCGTTTGCACCGTTTAAGCGGAATTAAGAGTTAATTtcatatgaaattttgtttaaaacaatgtacCTTATTGTTGAATAGGtcttctgtagctcgattctctaccactatcgaccaaCGAccaccgactagctatcgagaatttttgtgtgaaaatctgatcaacgcctctcaGGAGTCGCAGGAACTATAttggctgtacattttaaatgtcaatcttgacagtaccgactgtagagaatcgcgctactggtctaaactaaaaatatcattatcaaATGAtagtagaattaaaataaatatccagtTTAACCCATTATTCCTGTGGGAACCATCACAGAACGACCTTCTACACCTTTTAAAATGAAAGGCCGTCAAACGGCTGTGGTCATCTAGCTACCACCATTAAAACCTTTTGATGGTCTCGATAAATATGAATCTGATTGGCATTGATACGAACAGCTTCCATTTGGAAGTTCATTAGAAACGATGGCTGATAGGCGGGTGCGATGTGTGGAGTAGCTATTGTCTTAAAGAGTTTTAGGTAATGTTCTAGAGATCATTTCATGTACTTTTACATATTGATTTCTAGAGGTAGGTATTTACTGTGGTGCGATGCGATAGCTCACAGCTAATCGTTTTATATTcaatagctagctggttgtcgatagtcgaaaGTGGTAGAGAACCGTGCTACTGTTtgtataaatgtaaatctcaaaacggtcaaacaaaacaaagtatatAAATTGCAATTCAAATTTTAGGCTTCAAGTAAATAAGTACAAACTTTAAGGTTGTTCCTACTCTGCCGTAACAATATTTGATGCAACTAATAGGAATACCGTTTTGGACCCTGTTGGATAACGTTACCCCTTTATATCTCCTAAAGTCTCAAAAAGGTCTTAAAGCTGATTCAAGACTTTATAGATCAGTGACTTTAACCAAGCTCCAAAAACGGCTCcaatttttgtacaaacaacAATCTCCACAGATTTCTATAACAGTCACGGGTCCCCATTAGTAGCCAGCACCCTCGCGATTGACGATTCAGTCTTTTGTTGTCAATTTTTTCCACGGCTGTCGTTAATGGAGATTTCTTCGATATGCGCGGCGAGTGTCAAACATACGCGCGTATATTGTCAAATCACTGCGATCAAACGCCGCGCCGGAGTGAAAAAGAGACGCGTTAAAAACTCGAGAGTGTCCTGTCAATACGACGCACGATTATTGAAAATGTGAAGTGCTATGAAAAGTTTGTTGCGGTTCTGTTTGATTTGGGTTGTTGATTGAAAGGCTGCCTGAGACGGGTTTTAATTGGAAATGTGACGAAAATAAACGTACTAACTATATGTATACAAACTCAATATAAATGTGCGACAATTTTCGCAGTATTCGTTCTTTAGAATATAGTATTAGTTTATCTTTTGATTTGTAGATTATGATTTGAATTACTACACTTTTTTTTAGATAGACCGCGTTTTATATTGGTCACTGTTTGCAGTGCAAGCAAAATATAAGGTCAAGTTAACAGTACATGCATGACTTCAACAGTTAGCACAACTGTCTATGATAGACAATTGTTATTAAAAGATGTCCCAAGAgtagatacataaaaaaaccatttcgcaaataaaaacaatagttttacGCGATTACTTGAAACGGTGTTACGTCCTATTGACATATGATTTAATATCATGTCGTATCAATGTAAATTCGCTACGAGAATATATTTGACACGATATTTGTCACGGTGACGTGACATTCGTGTCGCGTCGTGCCGTGTCGTGTCGTCACCAATGTTGGTACATGTTGAGTTCATAATGTTGTGGTAGGTTTTTAGGCGAGTTTAATCGATTTTGTCTTGTTTGTGCAATATTTGTAAATAGCAAGTTATTTATGGTGTGTTGAGATTgctaattgatataaaaatagaaacctTACTTAATTGTTGTTACAAAATTATCAGGTTTGAGTTGTGTTTTACTTGCTTTTACAAGGCTTTATATggttattataacatatttatggTTGTTTACTTTCTGTCTAAAGTATTTATAATGCCTTTTATTATGTTGTACCAAACTTATAGTAGTTAATCGTCAATTTTTGATCACTAGAAACTCTTGAAAGTCTAGATTCATATTGATAACATTCACGTTAATATGTCACAAAATATATAACGTACAACATTAATTTGCGACTAAGGCTAGATGATTTAGTGTAGTCATCCCAAATTACCAGTTTTTTTGAAAGAATTCACTTTTACCATCTGTGTACTCTCATGGTCAGCCATGACGCTTATCTAATCACAAATCTTGTTCTATATACTACTATATTCGTAAAAGTACCACATGAGATTTTTTGAAATTTCGACCCGCCTGGATATACTACGTATTCCCCTAAACCATTCCCCAAAAACTACCAAGTAAAATCTAAAGCCAActatcaaaaataaacattagtgCTCGCACCTGCGTATACACTATTCATAGGCTGTGTGTACATGACCGCGGGCGAGTTCGCGCGCTTCGATTATTCATAACGCGGAGGTGTCGGCGCGGACGTGTGAACAAGCCCTATCTATTTTAGTGAGCAATCAGTTTCAgggtttattgatttttttgtgttcCGTGTGAAAATTTTTGGTAGTAGATTCGTGTAATTTCTGTGACTTAAATATTCTATTGatatataataaactttacCATTGATAAAGAACTATTCTGTAACGATGTaattacaagttattttaataatattatctagtTGTGTTTTTCAATCCTAACAAGCGGTTCTAGCATTCGCCCACCAAACAAAAGATTGTAATTTCAAATTTTAGGCAACAAACcgataaaaatatgaagtacgAAAACCTTCCGTTGTTTCATAAGTTTTAAGTGTCCTTTTCAGTTTTCGAAAGATCGAGAAGTCTTTGACGAGCATCCTCACTTTTTCTGGAAGGGAATCACTACGTAACAACGATTCATTATTAGGATAAATTTccttattttacaatttatgtcAGCACTTACATCACATGACTAATCCAGATGGGCATTTAAACCTTACTTATGATACATACAAGTCCTAAGTAAGTCAGTCGCAGCTCATATATCTACCGCAAGACATATGTCGTGCATTTATCACTATTATCATTACGACTAAATGAGTACCTTTGACTGAATGATGATGAATTATATAGCAGTACTGGATGTACTAATGAATACGGGTTATTTTGCTTTGAGCACACCTGATAAGGtaccagtagcgcaattttttaACACCATTGACTATCTACAACCGGCTATCTATTGagtaactttgtataaaaatctggtcagcgcccCTAGCAGGGGtggtaagaactatttttgcaatacatattaaatgtcaaaaaactCGATACCTGATAGTATTGACTGTAGAGGGTAGAAATTTTCTTCTAATCTAGTGTtactgaattaaataaatatcataattacaGACCTACGTTTGAGAACAAGTCATAAAGTTCAAATAagaattgtaaaattttaaacagcattttataatgtatttaggGCTGATTTTGTGATCGGCgactttattgaaataatatcaaCCTCTTCgatgcattttatttatacatatacaaacataagatcacgccttcttctcataAGGGAGTGCAGAAACCAAGAAACGCTACTTAGTACCATTGTTACAAGcttgttaaacttatttttattattttattttattcattatttcctttatattattttgtcaaaaaactGTTAGCAAAGGTCTTTAAAATATGGGATTTGGAACATGgcaattatttagttttaggtACATAATTTAGTTAGTTCCGTCTCTCACAAACATCACAATTTACCCAACAATATTATTACGGAGCAAAGAATCAAACCCGCGTCGAATCGACCGTCACTTGAAAACATTCATCAAAATTAGCTTAGACATATTTATTATGGTACCGAAAACATAATTGTATATAATTGTTCGATGCAATATTTGCAACCGAACACGTTTTGCTGATCCAGCAACTAAATACGATACATTATGTACGCGGCGACTTCAGTGCATATTCAGACACCAAACCGCGTGCATTTGTACTCGTCATTATTAGCAAAGCATCTATCGTTCATTAGCATTTATCCATATCTTAGCATAGTAACAAACAGTGTTTTAGCAATAAACGCTTTAACTGTTCTCCCAGTGTTTAATTTAGCATCAACTAGCAGCTTAAATAGCGTCCCCAACATTttatggtccttcgagccggatccAAGGGCTTCGCGGTCGGTACGGACAATAAGTGAAGTGAACTTGGACAATATCAGTGTCTTTTTGGGAAGCAGTGTTTGTGAATTTAGCAGCAACTTAGCCAGCAGTGAGCTAGCAAGCAGTGTTCACTGTTGTGCAGCAGGTATTGAGTCGAGACACTCAGTACAGCAGATCTAGCAAGCATCCAACTCATCGACAGCCACAGAGAGACGAGGAGATACTTCCCGTCGTCGTCGGTCCAGCAGCAAACAAGTGAGAtcgttcttttatttcattctttaaAGCAGTAAGATGGAAAGCCTGTATTTGTCTCAAACAGAGATTGCAGAGAGCATTAAGAAGCtccttattaattttaaaaaggataGCGTAGAGCGTAAGTCTATTGATTATTGTAAGCGTAAAATAGAGACATTAGAAAAGTACTGGCTAGAATTCAATAACAACCATGAAAAAATGATTCCTTATGAAATGACGAATCATATTTACTTCGTCAATTCTGAATACGAAAGTACTAAGCAGCTTTACTTGACATTAAAACGACTTTTAAGCGAGCGACTAGAAGAACTTAGTCAACGAAGTCAAGACTATGAGCAAGGAGAACAACTGAGCAGATCGAAACGTCAGACCACGCAGGAGCCACCAGCAGCAGCAACCGCTACTCGCGTGTCAAGGGGATCATCCAGCAAACTCGACGATATGCTCCACAAGCAAGCCGTCAATTTCAAAGCATTTCTTAGAGCCATCGAGAATATTGAGTTGGAGTCACTCACCGACAAATGGGAATTTGAAGATGCTCTTCAAATCTTACAAAATCGTTGGAATGCGATCGACAGCCTTCACTGGGAAATTGTTGGCGAATCAGAAGAAAACGAAGCATATGAAACCCATTTCACGAAGCATGAACGAACTTTTATTAGTATGAAAAAATCTATCAACTCCAAAATGTGGGCTACAACGCATCATGCTAAATCTACACCCAAAATGGACATCCCTGTGTTTACGGGTAATTATCATCAGTGGGTCTCATTCAAGGATTTATTCAATGAGGCGATACATAAGAACACAGCACTATCGAACGCCCAAAAGATGCAGTTCTTAAAAAGCAAAGTAAAAGGCGAAGCAGAACGATTGATTCAACACCTGCCCATAAGTTCTGACAACTACATTGTCTGTTGGGAAATATTAAATCATCGATTCGATAATAAAAAGCTTATCTTCACATCGCACGTCAATGTATTTCTTAATTTGCCTAATATTCAGCAGCAATCATTTTCATCAATTAAAAAACTACATGACGTGTCCCAAGAGAGTCTTCACGCCATTAAAAACTTAGGCGTAGACATAAGTACCTGGGACCCTCTGTTAGTACATCTTCTATCGCAAAAGTTGGATAGTGAATCGTATTCGGAATATATCGAGTCGTTGAAAAACTCACGGGAACTACCTTTACTGCAGGATTTCTtcaatttcttagaaaataaatttaccaGCCTTGAAACCGCCCGTCGACGACAAGATGTAACCCCTAAATCTCAACCACCATCTAATATGCAAGGTAGTCCCTCGACGTCATTttctaataatagaaaatttccttataataaatcaaatgataCCTATTGGAAACCTCATAAACCGATTGCGAAATCATTGCACGTGTCAGCTAACAAATGCGCACATTGTTTCGAAGAACACAGTTTGCTTCATTGCGAAAAATTTCTTGCAATGCCAATTGAAGCGAAACTTAAAacggtaaataatttaaaatattgtattaattgcATTTACGATCACAATGGAAATAAATGCCATTCAGCAAAAAGATGCCACAAATGTTCGGGTAATCATCATACCATATTACACGAATGTTTTACGCAACAAAAACCGACATCCGGTGTAAAAAAGCAAATATGGAACAAATCCactgaaaataaacaacaaaatacagGAAACGTACTTGCATCTCAACATGATTGTAACGAAATCCTCCTAGCGACAGCGTTAGTACGAGTTACATCCGCTGACAGCACGCAGATTGTACTACGCGCCCTTATCGACCAAGGCTCGCAAATATCGTTGATAACGGAGAGAGCAGCCCAACAATTAGGATTGAAACGGGAACAATTTAGCGGAGTAGTGTTTGGCATCGGGGAAAAAGACAGCGACTGTAAGGGCAAGGCCAATATTATTTGTCAATCGATGTACACAAACTATCAATTTAATACCgatgttttaataatgaaaaatcttataaaaaacttaCCTAATAAGTCTTTTAATAAGCCTTCGTGGTCGCATTTAGAGCATATTAACTTAGCCGATCCGGAATTCTTTACGAGCCGTCCGGTAGATTTATTACTCGGTGCAGACGTTTACGCCCTTATCATGTTAGATGGCACGATAAGAGGCTCAAATACAGCATCACCTTTAGCTCAGCAAACCCAGCTTGGATGGATCCTTTGCGGTGGTATACAAACTTTCCAATGTAACGTCATCATCAACAACTTAGCCGATATTCAACAGTTCTGGCAGATTGAAGACATCCAGGAGCAAAAGGAGATGTCCACTGAAGATCAACTGAGTGTTGAATATTATACGTCAACGACTAAACGTTTGGAAAGCGGTCACTATGAGGTTCGAATGCCCATGAAAGAAGGTTTCAGCAGTAAACTAGGATCGTCCAAGGAAATAGCCATAGCACAATTTCGTAACGTAGAAAAGAAATTCAGCAACCACCAAAATTTAGCACAGCAGTACAAGGAATTTATGAGCGAGTACGAACATTTAGGCCATATGGTACAATCTACTTCGAATATTATAACTACAGAATGCTTTCTACCTCATCATTCGGTTCAACGAGCGGACTCTACTACTACCAAGCTTCGTGTGGTATTTAACGCGTCCAACAGGACCTCCTCTGGCTATAGTCTGAACGACCTTATGCACAAAGGTCCAAATTTGCAAAAAGATCTCCAAGAACTTTTGCTCAAATGGAGAATATACCGATATGCGTACACAGCAGATATCGAAAAAATGTACCGCCAAATCTATGTCGCGAAAGAAGATCAAAAGCTTCAACAAATCATTTGGCGGGAACAATCGAACAAACCACTTAAATCATATCAATTAACAACAGTTACATACGGCACCAAATCGGCTCCGTTCTTAGCTATGATGTCACTTCGACAGTTAGCGTCGGATGAAGAACAAAGATTTCCTCAAGCAGCTAAATCTTTAAGAGAAGATTTTTACATGGATGACTATGTTTCTGGTTCCCATAGTATTGAACAAGGAAAGAGCCAAATAGCAGAAATAATTTCGTGTCTCAGCAGCGGTGGATTTTCTTTGAGGAAGTGGTCATCAAATGACAAAAGTATCTTAGAAAATGTAAACTTATCTCAGCAATACAGCAGCACATCcttcatttttaaaactgaaaatacTGCCAAAACGTTAGGCTTGAGATGGGATTCTATTAAAGATGAGTTCAATTTCCAATATACTGTATCGGAAGAACATACTATTAAACTGACAAAAAGAGCCTTACTTTCTGAAATATCAAGACTATTCGACCCTTTGGGTTGGCTAGCCCCCctaactttaactttaaaattattgtttagaaATGTATGGCAAGATCCAAAGATTCAATGGAGCGACGAAGTTTCAGCGgacattaaaaatgaatggAAAAAATTAACTGAAGATTTGAGTTTGATAAACGAAATCAGCATCCCAAGATGGTTGAAGAGCGAAGAAGGCGATGTCATCCAATTCCACGGATTCTGCGATGCATCTCTCAAAGCATATGCATGTGTCATATACGCCCGAATTGTGAGAAGAAATACCGCGACAGTAGTACTAGTTGCGGCAAAGTCAAGGTTGGCCCCCAATAACAAATCAGTATCATTGCCCAGATTGGAGCTGTGCGCAGCAGAATTATTATCAAAACTGTTATCAAAGGTCACTGCGAGTATAGGAAGCAGCGCTCATTACAATAGCTACGCTTGGAGTGACTCAACCGTCGCCCTTAGTTGGATACAAGGCAACCCGGACAGGTGGAAGCCCTTTGTGTCTAATAGAGTAAAGAAAATCACAAGCATATTAGCACCAAAAGTTTGGTTTCATGTTCCTACCAAGGAAAATCCAGCAGATGCAGCGAGCAGAGGTTTATCTATGTCCCAGCTAAAAGCAAATAATTTGTGGTGGAAAGGACCAACTTGGTTATCGTCTCCTGACTTTGAACCTAAGCAAGAGCAGCGAAAGTATACAACCGATGAAGAAATCCGAAAACAAGccttaaatattcaaaagtatgatcataaaacaaacatcataaacgatttattaaataaacacagTTCTTTCATAAGAATCAATCGAATTGTAGCTTGGTTATTACGTGCACGTGCACCGGCATGTAAACAAAGGCCGTCATACCTCACGTTACATGAGATGCGGcaagcaaaatatattataatcaaacaCGTACAACGTATGGAATTCGAATCagaaatagataatttattaaaccaCAAGAAAATTAGttcaaatagtaaaatattaaatctaaatCCATTTTTAGACGAGAACGGCATATTAAGAGTCGGAGGCCGTCTCAAAAATGCCAACATTAGCGCGGATATGAAATACCCGATAATCATCCCATACAGCAGCAATTTAACTGAACTCTTAATACAGCAAGCGCACGAACTTACCTTCCATGGTGGTTCACGACTTACACTATCAATCTTAAGACAGAATTATTGGATAATTAAAGGAAATCGAGCAACCAAAAAACAGCTTAGAAACTGCGTTACCTGCAAGAAACAAGAACCtagtaaacaacaacaaataatgGGACATTTACCCGATTTTCGATCTAATCCTGCGCCGCCCTTTTATCACACCGGAGTAGATTTCACCGGCTTTATTCGAGTGAAATCCAACAAAGGTCGAGGTGTTAAAACCACGAAAGGATATATTTCCTTATTTGTGTGCATGGTTACGAAGGCGGTCCATATAGAAGTAGTCTCGGATCTTAGCAGCTTATCTTTCATATCAGCTTTACGTCGCATGGCAGCAAGAAGAGGTACCCCGAAACACATATATTCGGATAATGGGACGAATTTTGTGGgtgctaataaaatattgcaagaaGATCAGCAACAGCTAGAGCAACTCTTTAATGACacatttcataaagaaataGTTGAAATGAATATACATACAATGGCATTGGAACTGTCCTTCTTGGCCAAGCGCTGGAGGGATATGGGAACGGTCTATCCGAAGCTTAAAGCAGCATCTTAAAAGAGTTATCGGTGAGCAAGCTCTAACATTATAGGAATATAGTACGTTATTAGCTCAAATCGAATCAAGCCTGAATTCGCGACCCTTGTGTGCAATATCTGAGGACATCGATGATATAGATTTTCTCACTCCAGCGCATTTTTTGACAACTCGTGCTGGTCTTACAGTTATAGAAACAGCACAAGATGCTAGGACAAGATGGTACATGgtgaataaaatgtttcaagaCTTATGGAAGCGG encodes:
- the LOC142979055 gene encoding uncharacterized protein LOC142979055, with product MIPYEMTNHIYFVNSEYESTKQLYLTLKRLLSERLEELSQRSQDYEQGEQLSRSKRQTTQEPPAAATATRVSRGSSSKLDDMLHKQAVNFKAFLRAIENIELESLTDKWEFEDALQILQNRWNAIDSLHWEIVGESEENEAYETHFTKHERTFISMKKSINSKMWATTHHAKSTPKMDIPVFTATALVRVTSADSTQIVLRALIDQGSQISLITERAAQQLGLKREQFSGVVFGIGEKDSDYGTIRGSNTASPLAQQTQLGWILCGGIQTFQCNVIINNLADIQQFWQIEDIQEQKEMSTEDQLSVEYYTSTTKRLESGHYEVRMPMKEGFSSKLGSSKEIAIAQFRNVEKKFSNHQNLAQQYKEFMSEYEHLGHMVQSTSNIITTECFLPHHSVQRADSTTTKLRVVFNASNRTSSGYSLNDLMHKGPNLQKDLQELLLKWRIYRYAYTADIEKMYRQIYVAKEDQKLQQIIWREQSNKPLKSYQLTTVTYGTKSAPFLAMMSLRQLASDEEQRFPQAAKSLREDFYMDDYVSGSHSIEQGKSQIAEIISCLSSGGFSLRKWSSNDKSILENVNLSQQYSSTSFIFKTENTAKTLGLRWDSIKDEFNFQYTVSEEHTIKLTKRALLSEISRLFDPLGWLAPLTLTLKLLFRNVWQDPKIQWSDEVSADIKNEWKKLTEDLSLINEISIPRWLKSEEGDVIQFHGFCDASLKAYACVIYARIVRRNTATVVLVAAKSRLAPNNKSVSLPRLELCAAELLSKLLSKVTASIGSSAHYNSYAWSDSTVALSWIQGNPDRWKPFVSNRVKKITSILAPKVWFHVPTKENPADAASRDENGILRVGGRLKNANISADMKYPIIIPYSSNLTELLIQQAHELTFHGGSRLTLSILRQNYWIIKGNRATKKQLRNCVTCKKQEPSKQQQIMGHLPDFRSNPAPPFYHTGVDFTGFIRVKSNKGRGVKTTKGYISLFVCMVTKAVHIEVVSDLSSLSFISALRRMAARRGTPKHIYSDNGTNFVGANKILQEDQQQLEQLFNDTFHKEIVEMNIHTMALELSFLAKRWRDMGTVYPKLKAAS